TTTACGACATTTTCTCGACCTCGACCGACTCGACGCCAGGACGCTGCGCCGGATCCTCGGTTTCGGCGCGGCCTTCAAGCAGGGCCGCCCGCCCAAGGGCCGCGCCCGGCCGCTCGCCGGCCTGACCCTCGCCATGATCTTCGAGAAGCCCTCGACCCGCACCCGCGCCTCGTTCCAGGTGGCGATGCAGCAGTTGGGCGGCCAGGTGGTCGGGCTCGGCAGCGCGGAATCGCAACTCGGACGCGGCGAGACCATCGCCGACACCGCACGCGTGCTGTCGCGCTACGCCGACGCCATCATGCTGCGCACCGACGATCCGGCGAAACTGCGCGAAATGGCGGCGCACGCCACGGTGCCGGTGATCAACGGCCTTACCGACCGCTCGCACCCGTGCCAGATCATGGGCGACATCATGACCTTCGAGGAACGGCGGGGGCCGATCGCCGGGCGCACCGTCGCCTGGAGCGGCGACGGCAACAACGTGGCCGCGTCGTGGATTCACGCGGCGGCGCGGTTCGGCTTTCGCCTGCGCCTCGCGTGCCCGCGCCAACTCGCACCCGACCCGGCGGTGCTGGCCTGGGCCAAAAGCCAGCGCGCCGATGTTGCCGTGGTCGAAGATCCCGTCGCCGCGGTCGC
The sequence above is drawn from the Rhodospirillales bacterium genome and encodes:
- the argF gene encoding ornithine carbamoyltransferase is translated as MSARARTSLRHFLDLDRLDARTLRRILGFGAAFKQGRPPKGRARPLAGLTLAMIFEKPSTRTRASFQVAMQQLGGQVVGLGSAESQLGRGETIADTARVLSRYADAIMLRTDDPAKLREMAAHATVPVINGLTDRSHPCQIMGDIMTFEERRGPIAGRTVAWSGDGNNVAASWIHAAARFGFRLRLACPRQLAPDPAVLAWAKSQRADVAVVEDPVAAVAGADLVMTDTWVSMGHKDAARRRKLLRPYRVDARLMARAKKNALFMHCLPAHRGEEVTDEVMDGPASAVWDEAENRLHAQKGILYWCLAD